A segment of the Carya illinoinensis cultivar Pawnee chromosome 1, C.illinoinensisPawnee_v1, whole genome shotgun sequence genome:
GTGTGACATTCAATCTGACAAAATGGACCGCCTTGGTGTTTCGATGTATATACAAATGGATGTTACGTATGTCGAGATTTCCTTCCccttatcattaattttttttggaaaacaTTAAGGCCATCGCTGAAATAAAgaatgcatatatttttttctaaatatgagTAGGATATCAATCTCTCTAGTACTTAGTATGAGTAAGATATCAATCTCTCTAGTACTTAGTATGAGTAAgatatcaatatttaattagaaaatCCACTTCAAACATAGGTACAAAAACTAATCAAAAAAATATGTACATAAATAGCACAAGacataaaaaagtaatgatGATTTCACAATTGAAGCCCAACCTCGCCCTTGGTTTAATTTTAGCTTTCAACAGAGATCTCATAATTTGTAAATCAATTCTAGACACTTGTAAACAACCAAGCTCGAAAAACCCTTAAAATCTAGGGAagattaaatcaaaatttttaattcgTGCAGATCATATACAAGGGAGTGAAACGTGGGTGAAGTCTCTCTATCTAACTGTTTTCTCTGAAAATGACTAAGGAGAGTTTGTTAGTCCGTTTGCTTCTACTGCTGCTGAAGAAGACGGTGGGTGTCTTTGCGCGCTATGGTGGGCAAAGGTGTGGGAATGGAAGAGATGACTAAAATTCGAGAGCGATTGAAGTTGAGTGAGGAAGAAAACATCCGATTGGAGTTGACTGCAGGCAAtcgaaaaagataaaaaacaaaggaaagagAAGTGTTGTTGGTAAAATTTGCTCGAAGAGGAAGATTGGGAGGGAAGTAGTTAGATCAacaatggagaagatatgaagGGTGGCGAGACCGATGGAGTTTTAGGAGATTGGTTTTAACTGTTTTATCATTACCTTTGCAAGGGAAAGCGATAAGAAGAAGGTTAAGGGAGGCTGCCCTTGGCTTTTTGATCACTACCTGTTTGTGATAAAGAACTATGATGGTGAAACACAACCGCACCTGATGGAATTTGATCAGGAATGTTTTTGGATCCATATGCTAAATTTACCACTTAGTTGTATGACGTAGGGAAGGGAAGAACAGATTGGTGGATCTGTTGGTATAGTGAAAGGGTTAGATGTGCAGGATGATGAACTGGCGTGGGGCAAAGTCTTAAGGGTTCAGATTGCATGTGATTTGAAGAAACCTTTGGCTAAGGGGGCAAACTATAGAAGTAGAGGGGAAGACAATGTGGGTTCCTTTTCAGTACAAAAAACTACCAAAACTATGTTATTATTGTGGTAGAATTGTACATGACAAGGATGGGTGTGGGGAAGGACAAATGAATAAGCAGAGGACAATTGGTGGGGATCTGCAATATGGTTCCTGGTTGAGAGCTACACTAGGGAACTGTAGATGGTTTGAGAGGAGTGGGGAACAAAAGAATAGTGGATCTAGGAATGAGGACTCACAAGGttcattttcagatttaaagaGTAAGGAGGGAGTGGTTGATGATGGGAAAAGGGTGAAGGAAGCAGTTGAAAGGAGTGTTGGAGGGGATGAGCAAGGTGTGGAAACTAAGGTTGAGGGGGAGAACACTTTAGTATGTCAATTAGATGGAATGAAGGAAGGGGTGGACTTTGACAATCTTAGTCAGAGTTCTAAAAAGGAAATTCATTCTAAGGCTTTAAGTGACTCAAACTTAAAGCTATCTATGAAAGGTGGCAATTCAGTAGTGGCTATGGAGGAAGTAAGTTTTCAAGAAGAGAGTTATCGTGGGGGAAGAAAGGGCAGCTGGAAAAGAAGAGCTATAGGTAGAATGCAGGTAAATTGCCTATCCTTAGTCCTATGAATAAAAGAGGTTTTGAAAGTATGGAAGGGGAAAAGAGGGATGAGGGTATTGAGAAGAAGGCTAGACTGAAGGAGGTACAGATTGTTGAGATGGAGATTGAAGGGGTACAGACTAAAGGGGCAGTGGCTACCGAGTAGTCTGGCCTAGTATTACGAATATTATAAGCTGGAACTGTCGAGGGTTTGGCAACCCTCGGACagaccctcggacagttcaggaCCTTTGCCAAATGGCAAAGGAAAAGAAGGCCaatgttatttttttgattGAAACTATGATCAAAGTAGGGAGGTTAGATAGTATGAAAAGAAGATTGGTAATGGAAGGTTGTCTTGCAGTTGATCCTGTGGGCAAGAAGGGAGGTTCAGCTTTGTTTTGGAGAAGTGGTGATGAAGTGAAAATCAAGAATTACTCTAGTTGACACATTGATGCTGAGATCAAGGAAGAAGGGGAAGAGTTGGCTCTTTACAGGATTCTATGGTCATCCTGAAACTGGGAAAAGAAAGCTATCATGGGATTTATTGTGAAGCTTAAAGCCAAGAGAGAAGACACCTTGGTGTGTGATGGGGGACTTCAATGAGATTCTTTTCTAAAATGAAAAGGTGGGGGGCAGGCAGAGGTCTGAATCAATTAAGAGAAATGTTGGAGGACAACTTACTTTATGATTTGGGATGCTGTAATGGATTCTATACATGGAGTAATAGGCATTCTGACCTATCTTTCATAAAAGAGAGGTTAGATAGATATGTGGCCAACAGAGAATGGAAGGAGACGTTCAGAAGGGTAAGAGTGGAAGGGCTGCCAGTGAGAAGTTCAGACCATTTGCGTTTAATGGTATCAATAGGAGGGGTTACAGAGAGACAAAGAAATTGGCAAGTTCCATTTAGATTTGAGGCAAGCTGGGTTAAAGAAGATGATTGTGAATTAAAGATAAGGCAAGTGTGGAATGATGGGATACTGATAGGTGATTCTGTGACACTGGTGCAGTCTCGATTGAAATCATGTAGTGGGATACTCAGTAGATGTTTTAAGAGAAAAGATAGAGGGAGAGTAAAAGGGATTGAAttgattacaaaaaataaaaataaaagaagtacaAGAGGATTTGGGACCCCATAATGTAGAAGGGTTAAAAAGGTTGTACAAGCAGGCGGAAGAATTGTTGGAACAGGAGGATACAATTTGGAATCAAAGGGAAAAGAGGAACCGGTATAGTCTTGGTACAGAAACACAAGATTTTTTCATGAATGTACAAATCAGAGAAAAAGAGTAAAATCCTTTCAATTGTTGATGGCATGGGGATTTTGAGATCTGAGTAGGATGGAGTTGTAGAGGCTTTCAAGAAACATTTTGATGAGGTGTATAGGACTACTAATCCAAGAGTTGAAAAGATCAGTAAATGCCTAGCTAAGATAGAGAGAAAAGTGTCAGATGAAATGAATGAAGCCTTAGAAAAGGACTTTAAAAGGGAGGAGGTAGAGGAGGCTTTAAAGAGGATGAGGCCTTTAAAATCACCAGGACCCGATGGATTTGGAACTTGTTTCTTCCAATCCTTTTGGCATATTGTGGGAAGTAATGTGTGTGGACCAGTGCTTTAATTTCTAAATGGTGGAAGGATATATACAGCCCTAAATCACACTTATATAGCCTTGATTCCCAAGGTTAGTGATCCCAAATCAGTAAATGAGTTTAGGCCAATAAGTTTATGTAATGTTGTGTATAATCTTATAGCCAAAACTCTTGCTAATAGACTAAAGAAAGTCATGGATGCTATCATCTCAAGAAGCCAAAGTGCTTTCATTCCAAGGAGGTTAATCTCAAACAATATAATAACAGTCTATGAAGTACTTCACTCTATGCAAACGAGGCAAAGAAGTAAGTGGGTAGCATGGCTCTAAAACTGGATATTTCTAAGGCATGTGATAGGGTAGAATGGTCTTATCTTGAGGCGATCATGAGGAAGTTGGGATTTGAAAATAGGTGGATTGGGTTGATCATGCAGTGTATATCCTCAGCATCATATGCTACATTAATAAATGGAAAACCAGGTGAGACTATTATGCCTACAAGAGGATTAAAGATAAGGAGATCCATTGTCTCCTTATCTTTTCCTTCTGTGTTTAGAAGGTTTAAGTGCGGTGCTGAACAATGCAGAAAGAAGATCAGAATTAAAAGGTGTGTAGTGGCACAAGGACGTACAAGGGTCACCCATTTACTTTTTGCAAATAACTGcatcatttttggaaaggctgGCTGGAAAGAATGGAAGAAGATAAGAAGCATCCTAGAATTGTATGAAGAGGCCTCAGGGCAGAGCTTAAATAAGCATaaaaccacaattttcttcAGTCAAAGAGCCCAAGAAGCTGTAAAAAAAGGAATCATGAAGGATATTGGAGCTAGGCAGCTGAGTAATTGTGAAAAATACTTAGGTTTACCAATTATGGTTGGTAGATCTAAGTATAATTCTTTCAGAGTGATAAAGGATAGAGTATGGAAGAAGCTTAGCAACTAGAAAAATCAGTTCTTATCACCTTCAAGTAAGGAGGTGTTGTTGAAGGTTGTTATACAAGTTGTACCAACCTACTACATGTCAGTTTTTAAGCTCCTAAAGAAGTTATGTAAGGAGATAGCAGCTCAGATggcaaaattctggtggggtttCAAGAAAGATGACAGTAAAATCCAATGGAAGAGTTGGGCAAAATCGGGGACATTAAAGATTGGTGGTGGATTGGGATTTAGAGAGATTGAAAGTTTTAATATGGCTTTACTAGCAAAGCAATGTTGGAGAGTCTTGACAAAACCTCAATCTATGGCTTCTTTGGTCCTAAAAGATAAGTACTTCAGGCACTCCAAGATACAGGATTCAAAATTTGGACATAGACCATCTATTATATAGAGGAGTCTATAGGGATCATTGGAGTTATTAAAAGAAGGGTTGGTGTGGAGAGTAGGGAATGGAAGGCATATTAACATATAGGGGGATAAATGGATACCAAAACTGTCCACTTTGCGGGTACAAACTCCTAGAACACTACTTAAAGTAGATGCAAAGGTTGTAGAATTGATTGATGAGGGTACTAAGACATGGAAGGAAGAGATGATTAAGGGTATTCTGAATGAAGAAGAGGCTGCATTAGTCTATACTTCACCCATTAGGTTATCAGGGTTACTAGATAAACTAATATGGGCTCATACAAAGAATGGACAATTCAATGGTTAAAAGTACATatcatctggaaatatgtagaAGAAATAAGGAAAGGGGAGAGGTATCAAGAAAGAACACAGAAAATTGGAAGACATTGTAGAAGTTGAATGTGCCTGGTGTAGTTAAAATGTTTCTATGGAAAGCTTTGAATAATTGTTTGCCTATAAAGATGAACTTGGTCTGTAGAAAGATTGTAAAAGACTATTACTACCCAGTATGTAAAATTCAGAAGGAAACAGTATCACATGCCTTATGGAGTTGTGGTGGAGCTATGGATGTTTGGGTAGAAAATTCCAGTCCTGTACAGAAATGGGTTTCGAATGAAAGGGAGATGCAAGAGTTGTGGGCAGACTGGTGTGAAAAGCTATGTAGAGAAGATATGGAGTTGATGGCAGTGGTTCTAAGAAGAATTTGGTTGAGGTGAAATTGTCTTGTTTTTTAGAACAAATTTGAAAAGCCTGACTTGATATTCAAACAAGCTGCTGACAGTTTGCTCCAATTCTAGCAAGCTCAACAGCAGGGTAGTAAGAATCAAGATGCAAGCATAAGGGGGAGGAGATCTTGTAGATGGAAGGCTCCTACAGAAGAACAAGTTAAAGTAATTGGGATGCTGCATTAAATCTAAAAGACGGTAGGATGGGGATTGGTGTAGTGATAAGGGATGAGAAGGGGGATGTGCTGGTTTCATTATGTTCACAGAAGGGGAATGTGCGCGATCCTTTAGTGGCTGAGCTGCAGGCTTTGTGGCGGGCTATGAAACTATGTGCAGACTTGAACATGACAAAAGTGATctttgaaggggatgctctGAATGTGGTACGGGCAGTAAATAATCCTTGATCAAGCTGGGAATGGCATGGTCAGATAGTTGTAGATATTAAAGAGGTGCTGAGAAATAGGATTAGTTGGAAGGTTATACATTCATATATAGAAAGTAATTGTGTAGCTCATTTTCTTGCTAAAGTTTATTTTACTATAAATGAGGAAAGAGTATGGATTGAAAAGGGTCCTAAAGGTATACAATTTTGTATACTGAAGGACAAAAGTGTAGTTACAGAATGATGAATGAATACAAGATATTGATgtttgttttcaaaaaaaaaagatgaagttAACGTGGATGCTCTTATATGCCTTAAGCTCATGATttcttgaataaaaattttgcaaatagAAGATTGCTACAGTAGAACATACAATTATACATGGAGAAAGACTAGTGTgagtgtgtttttctttttttcttttttgataaaaacGCATATTGCATTCATTGAAGTTGGGCTTTACAATCTGGACTTGCAATTCACATTACAAGCCAACTTAAATCTTTAAACGATCCCCAGTACACACATGTGACTAACATGGCCTTGCCTTTGCTGCAGCCTCACCAAACCATTGTTTGAAAGACAAACACCACTCTATCCAAAATAGAGTGTAAGCAACCTCCTACCCTGTTCAACGAATGAGGTAGTAAAACACCCTACAGACTTAAGTCCAAGGGAAACAACTCTTTAGACATAAAGTCTAAGAGACTTGTAATTTTATTATGGTAaaaccatgaaccaaacaaagattaatctaaataaaacttaaaacaacGAAACAGAAATGCCTGTAAGGGCTATATAGGAGCGTGGGATCCACGCGCCACCCTCTGAGCATGAAATGAAGATCAACTCCTGAGAAGACGGATGCCCCGGTCCTAGATAAGCCGCATGTAGCTACAAAAATGCATTCTAGGTGGAAGTATTTGAACTTCATTCACCCTACTACGGACCACGCTTACTATCAACTTGCCACTGCGTTCGGCGAACTTCCTCTCCCTTCCGACAGATCGGCACATTGGAAGGTCCGTTGTGGTGCGCATGGATGGCGTCAAACTCTAGAAGCCAACAGATCGAAACATCTCCACCAAAAAACACCAGAAcccaaaatgaaagaaaaaacgcCGGAATCAAAGAGAAAAGGATGAAGAGAAATAGAGGGGAAGAGGGAACGGGAATGGAAGGGAGGAGCCAATGCTCCTCTCCCCTAGTTCGGCCACACTAGGGTTTGAGACTTTTTAAAAAGAaggtagagagaaagagatgagagagagaagggggctTTCTGGTGATGGCCTCAAAATATGACTGTGTGTTGAAGGTTGTTAGATCTGTTGGTCATTGAAGTGCATGTGGTGTTCCCTGTGGGAATGAACATTAATTTTGCACTGGGATTAATGAGATTCTCTTCTACATTTATATGTGATGGAAAGTTGGAAGTCGACTTGATCAGAGCTGGACAATTGATGATCAATATGATTTTGTTGATATGGCAATACTACCCTTACACAATGGCCAAATTGAGTACCAGTCTTGAAACGTTTTTGTTTCTATATTATATGttttccatttgaaaaagtaaaatatgaaatataggaaaattttatttatattccttatttacatttttgtttctatattaaaaaaaaaaaggggcgtTCAATTTGGGTACTTGTagtaaaattgtaaatactataaaatgactatttttttaagattaaattattattttttaaatatatataatcaagtttGACGTTTGTCATTTTTGTGCACTTCGTGTTAAGTATATTAgttttagatatttttctttgagttattcttttgaataagaaataagaatcaaaattaacCTAAAATATTGTAGATGGAATATGCAATTCATGCGAACTAATCAACAAAGATAAAATAGCTGTCAGAGTGAAATGGAGTGCCTTCTTTTCTCGAGTGAGTTAGAGTGAGGCTCCAGTGCCTTAGTTTCTTAAACTAAGGCTTTCAGTCTCACTTTGGTGAGTTTTGTATAAGGATCTTCAGTAGTAATAGATAGAGTGATGGAGGCAGAGGATTTGGTTAAGCGATGGGAAGGACTGCAACTAACAACAAAAGAAAGTGCCCCTTTCCAAGTGAAACTAGAAGGTTTAAAGAAGGAAGACAGAAAGAAAGAGCACTACATTGTTGGCAGAGCAATGGCGGAGAGGACTGTTAACAGTGAGGCTTTCAAAACCACCATGTCTCAGGTGTGGAGGTTAGAAGGCTGGGTGAGATTCATTGAGATAGGCGACCAAAGCTTTATCATAGAGTTTCAAAAACTGGAAGACAAAGACAAGGTCCTTGGTGGCAGACCATGGTTTTTAGACAGAAGCTTGTTATCACTGCAGGAGGTAGATGAAACAATCTCTATCAACAGAATACAGTTCCGATACGAGCCTTTCTGGGTTCAATTACACAACCTGACTCTGGCCACCATGAATGAGGAAGTAGGAGCACAATTCGCAGCCTCTACAGGCCATGTCATCCTCGTTGAAACAAAATTAGATGGACGTACATGGGGGAGGTGCTTAAGGGTGAGGGTAGCAGTGGACATTCACAAACCTCTGCTCAGGGGAAAGTGGATGCTATTCGAAGAGAAAGAATACTGGATCTCCTTCAAATACGAGAGACTCCAGAACTTTTGTTTTCATTGTGGAATCCTCTACCACAAAGTTAAAAACTGCAACAAGCTATGGTACGAGAACCAAGAAGAAGACCAGGCTCCCCTATAGTTTGGTTCCTGGTTGCGAGCTCAACCGGTGCACTCAAATATAT
Coding sequences within it:
- the LOC122290790 gene encoding uncharacterized protein LOC122290790 is translated as MEAEDLVKRWEGLQLTTKESAPFQVKLEGLKKEDRKKEHYIVGRAMAERTVNSEAFKTTMSQVWRLEGWVRFIEIGDQSFIIEFQKLEDKDKVLGGRPWFLDRSLLSLQEVDETISINRIQFRYEPFWVQLHNLTLATMNEEVGAQFAASTGHVILVETKLDGRTWGRCLRVRVAVDIHKPLLRGKWMLFEEKEYWISFKYERLQNFCFHCGILYHKVKNCNKLWYENQEEDQAPL